One window of the Clupea harengus chromosome 20, Ch_v2.0.2, whole genome shotgun sequence genome contains the following:
- the LOC116225241 gene encoding cell cycle checkpoint control protein RAD9A-like, with the protein MDYVATGSNVKVLAKAIHSLSRIGEELYFESQEDGLALRTVNSSRSAFACFHLCPLFFQRFHTPQGDSFRCKMPIKSVQAVFKSLSSLEKTVEKCRIEWKPEQSQLTFTLHCKNGLLKTHNLSFQDCESLQAVFDKERSPNVLRAQPRLLVDTVLHFPPSLEEVTLSVTSDRMWLKNHVEDESDQSKAMMTELYLSSEEFEDFVVTLQTSITFCLKELRGLLVFAESTGLPISVYFDEPGRPVVFSVSDSVLEANFVLASLSEDSHHKNNTKCAPTAPPPDDFMCDDMDSYLIAMETSEIAGPSTQINQPPGSTHAPTTPNHRALLDNELEEEQEQEQEEDDLERPPNKKFRSLFFGSVLPTPSQGTSQTLQGQDVLASDSEDEGSP; encoded by the exons ATGGATTACGTAGCAACTGGCAGCAACGTGAAAG tgttggcTAAGGCAATCCACTCACTGTCCAGGATTGGAGAGGAGTTGTACTTTGAATCACAGGAAGATGGG CTGGCTTTGCGCACAGTGAACTCCTCCCGTTCGGCATTTGCCTGCTTCCACCTATGTCCACTTTTCTTCCAACGATTCCACACACCCCAAGGCGACAGTTTCCGCTGTAAAATGCCAATAAAG AGTGTCCAGGCAGTGTTCAAGTCCCTCTCCTCTTTAGAAAAGACGGTTGAGAAATGTCGAATTGAGTGGAAACCTGAACAGTCTCAACTGACATTTACACTTCACTGCAAAAATG GTTTGCTGAAGACACACAACCTGTCCTTTCAGGACTGTGAGAGTTTGCAGGCTGTGTTTGACAAAGAACGTTCTCCCAATGTGCTACGAGCTCAGCCAAG ATTACTTGTGGACACCGTCCTCCATTTCCCCCCCTCTTTGGAGGAGGTGACCCTATCTGTGACTAGTGATCGCATGTGGCTGAAGAATCATGTGGAGGATGAGTCTG ATCAGTCCAAAGCCATGATGACAGAGCTGTACTTGAGCTCGGAGGAGTTTGAAGACTTTGTTGTCACCTTGCAAACCAGCATCACCTTCTGCCTTAAAGAACTCAGG GGATTACTGGTTTTTGCAGAATCAACTGGTCTCCCaatatcagtatattttgaTGAGCCAGGAAG gccagTGGTCTTCAGTGTGTCAGACAGTGTCCTGGAGGCTAACTTTGTTCTAGCTAGTCTGTCAGAGGATTCCcatcacaaaaacaacacaaaatg TGCCCCAACTGCCCCCCCTCCAGATGACTTCATGTGCGACGACATGGACTCATACCTCATTGCTATGGAAACAAGTGAAATTGCTGGACCCTCCACCCAGATCAACCAACCGCCAGGCTCCACCCACGCCCCAACTACACCCAATCACAGAGCGCTTTTGGACAATGAACTGGaagaggaacaggaacaggaacaggaggaggatgatTTAGAGAGGCCACCTAATAAAAAA ttCCGATCGCTCTTCTTTGGATCAGTCCTGCCCACACCCTCCCAGGGGACCAGCCAGACACTGCAAGGCCAAGATGTTCTAGCCAGTGACAGTGAAGACGAGGGatctccatga